CATAGTAACTTCGCCATCCATGGTAACTACCACCCTGCTCCTTTCTTACTAACTGATGTCTGCtcgtgtctctcctctccagacgtTCACGGCCTGGTGCAACTCCCACCTGAGGAAAGCAGGAACGCAGATCGAGAACATCGAGGAGGACTTCAGGGACGGCCTGAAACTCATGCTGCTGTTGGAGGTCATAtcaggtgaggaggagaggcctGGTGCCGACGCGTATCTGTAATGGTGCCCACGCGTATCTCTAATGGTGCCCACGCGTATCTCTAATGGTGCCGACGCGTATCTCTAATGGTGCCGACGCGTATCTCTAATGGTGCCGACGCGTATCTCTAATGGTGCCCACTCGTATCTCTAATGGTGCCGACGCGTATCTCTAATGGTGCCCACTCGTATCTCTAATGGTGCCGGCGCGTATCTCTAATGGTGCCCTCGTATCTCTAATTGTGCCGACGCGTATCTCTAATGGTGCCCACTCGTATCTCTAATGGTGCCCACTCGTATCTCTAATGGTGCCCACTCGTATCTCTAATGGTGCCCA
This genomic interval from Oncorhynchus masou masou isolate Uvic2021 unplaced genomic scaffold, UVic_Omas_1.1 unplaced_scaffold_1844, whole genome shotgun sequence contains the following:
- the zgc:165653 gene encoding alpha-actinin-1, which produces MPTFDMDPYDGDENNYMPQEDDWDRDMLLDPAWEKQQRKTFTAWCNSHLRKAGTQIENIEEDFRDGLKLMLLLEVISGEEERPGADAYL